The following proteins are co-located in the Candidatus Aegiribacteria sp. genome:
- a CDS encoding class I SAM-dependent methyltransferase, whose product MEHKEYRKLHAEWYELVSGSMGRSKEIDFLAGKIEELGEPALELGSGTGKILIPLIKEGYDVIGIDTSEDMTARCLAACKAKDLKVEIHEQSMLEFDLQREFSLIFLDSGGLSLFTEDHDILATFERVMAHLKPGGHFIYDFELVPDEYEDNNRWTGDWICGPDDVVIAWRKRMKHDPVTNVWQWLFVVEKFVDGRLVETEANERWGRAFTLEEAIQYARIAGFENIKATNWLTDDPPSEESELISVQCRKPVGKQSRESASICG is encoded by the coding sequence ATGGAACACAAAGAATACAGGAAACTGCATGCGGAATGGTACGAACTTGTCTCTGGCTCAATGGGGAGGAGCAAGGAGATTGACTTCTTGGCTGGAAAGATTGAAGAATTAGGCGAACCAGCACTCGAACTCGGTAGTGGCACAGGCAAGATCCTGATCCCTCTTATTAAAGAAGGCTATGATGTCATTGGAATCGACACATCCGAAGATATGACAGCCAGGTGTCTCGCTGCATGTAAGGCGAAAGATCTGAAAGTGGAAATACATGAGCAATCGATGCTGGAGTTCGACCTTCAGCGCGAGTTCAGTCTGATATTTCTTGATTCGGGGGGACTCAGTCTATTCACCGAGGATCATGATATTCTGGCAACATTCGAGCGAGTCATGGCACATCTGAAGCCGGGAGGTCATTTCATCTATGACTTCGAGCTCGTCCCGGATGAGTATGAGGATAACAACAGATGGACCGGCGATTGGATATGCGGTCCGGATGATGTGGTCATCGCGTGGCGCAAACGAATGAAACATGATCCCGTAACAAATGTGTGGCAGTGGTTGTTTGTCGTTGAGAAGTTCGTTGACGGCCGCTTAGTGGAAACGGAAGCGAACGAGAGGTGGGGACGCGCCTTTACTCTTGAGGAGGCGATACAATACGCCAGGATAGCAGGATTCGAAAATATCAAAGCGACAAACTGGCTGACTGACGATCCCCCTAGCGAAGAATCGGAGCTGATCTCTGTACAATGCAGAAAACCTGTGGGGAAACAGAGTCGAGAATCTGCAAGCATATGCGGGTAG